The Vibrio echinoideorum DNA window GGTGTAGACATGTTTAACAAAACATTCTACGAAAACACCGGTGACTTCCCACTTTATTGTATGCCTGTTCACTCTAAGCGCGCGAGCTTCTGTGACCAGTCTTCAATCGGCGATTTCCCAGGTTTAAAATTGGCTTACAACATCAAGCACTACGCAGGTGTTAACCAGAAGCCTGAGTACGTTTGGTACTACAACCAACTGAAAGGCCGTGATACTGAAGCACACACCAAATTCTACAACTTTGGTTGGTGGGATTTCGGCTACGACGATCTTCGTTTTAACTTCCTTTGGGATGCACCTGAAGAGAAAGCACCATCAAACGATCCACTGTTGAAAGTATTCCCAATCACGGGTTGGGCTGCATTCCACAACAAGATGACTGAGCGTGATCACCATATTCACATGGTATTCAAATGTTCTCCGTTTGGCTCAATCAGCCACTCTCACGGTGACCAAAATGCATTTACGCTTCACGCATTTGGTGAAACGCTAGCGTCAGTAACAGGTTACTACGGTGGTTTCGGTGTAGACATGCACACGAAATGGCGTCGTCAAACGTTCTCTAAAAACCTTCCACTATTTGGCGGTAAAGGTCAGTACGGCGAGAACAAGAACACAGGCTACGAAAACCACCAAGATCGCTTCTGTATCGAAGCGGGCGGCACTATCTCTGACTTCGACACTGAATCTGATGTGAAGATGGTTGAAGGTGATGCAACGGCATCTTACAAGTACTTCGTTCCTGAAATCGAATCTTACAAACGTAAGGTCTGGTTTGTTCAAGGTAAAGTATTCGTAATGCAAGACAAGGCAATACTTTCTGAAGAGAAAGACATGACTTGGCTAATGCACACGACTTTCGCAAACGAAGTAGCTGATAAGTCTTTCACTATCCGCGGCGAAGTTGCGCACTTAGACGTAAATTTCATTAACGAGTCTGCTGAGAACATCACTTCAGTTAAGAACGTTGAAGGCTTCGGCGAAGTTGACCCGTACGAGTTCAAAGATCTTGAAATCCACCGTCACGTTGAAGTGGAATTCAAGCCCTCTAAAGAGCACAACATCTTGACGCTTCTCGTTCCTAATAAGAACGAAGGCGAGCAAGTTGAAGTGTCACATAAGCTTGTAGGCAACACGCTAGAGCTAACTGTTGACGGCGAAACGGTTTCAATCGAACTGTAATTCGTTGAAATAACAGAAGCTAGATATTAAAAACTCCGGGCGAAAGCTCGGAGTTTTTTTTGCCTAGCGAAAATGGGAGACGCGGTGCAAATGTACCTTCATGTAAGTTGGAATCGTGCCAGAAGTCCACTTATTGGCCTCTCGATGTCAAATCAATAGTGCAGAGCAGAGCCTGATTAATCTGATGTAGGCCGAGACAGGACATGTGTTCAACAATTATGTTGAATGAAAATGTACAGGAGTCGTATACGAGCTCCGTAAGTATGGCTTTGTAGTTTCCAAGAGCTTTTTATCACTTATTTACAGTGAACAATCTCAGTCACAGGCTGAAAAGAGAATAGTGAACTTAAAGTAGGTTGAGGCGTAGTTTGTTCATATTAATCGCATGAGCTATAGCGTGCGGCATTTCGTAAATAAACGGCTTTTTAAGGGTGATATAGTTCCGGTAAATATAAAACGTAAGCCATATTTTCTCGTAAATTGTATCGCCGTCACAACTTACGCTTAACCATCGAATGAATGCCCTAAAACTATTGCGAAACGAGAAAGACGTAGTTATTATAATGAGCATATAATCATACAATACTATATTTGGAGTTTGAACATGACTAAACCTGTAATTGGTTTCATTGGCCTAGGTCTTATGGGCGGCAACATGGTTGAAAACCTGCAAAAGCGCGGCTACCACGTAAACGTAATGGATCTAAGCGCTGAAGCTGTTGCTCGCGTTACTGACCGTGGCAATGCGACTGCATTCACTTCTGCTAAAGAACTCGCTGCGGCAAGTGACATTGTTCAGTTTTGTCTTACAACTTCAGCTGTTGTTGAAAAAATCGTATACGGCGAAGACGGCGTTCTAGCGGGCATCAAAGAAGGCGCAGTACTAGTAGACTTCGGTACTTCTATCCCTGCTTCTACTAAGAAAATCGGCGCAGCTCTTGCTGAAAAAGGTGCGGGCATGATCGACGCTCCTCTAGGCCGTACTCCTGCACACGCTAAAGATGGTCTTCTGAACATCATGGCTGCTGGTGACATGGAAACTTTCAACAAAGTTAAACCTGTTCTTGAAGAGCAAGGCGAAAACGTATTCCACCTAGGTGCTCTAGGTTCAGGTCACGTTACTAAGCTTGTGAACAACTTCATGGGTATGACAACTGTTGCGACTATGTCTCAAGCTTTCGCTGTTGCTCAACGCGCTGGCGTTGATGGCCAACAACTGTTTGATATCATGTCTGCAGGTCCATCTAACTCTCCGTTCATGCAATTCTGTAAGTTCTACGCAGTAGACGGCGAAGAGAAGCTAGGTTTCTCTGTTGCAAACGCAAACAAAGACCTTGGTTACTTCCTTGCTCTTTGTGACGAGCTAGGTACTGAGTCTCTAATCGCTCAAGGTACTGCAACAAGCCTACAAGCTGCTGTTGATGCAGGCATGGGTAACAACGACGTACCAGTAATCTTCGACTACTTCGCTAAACTAGAGAAGTAATCGACGTACGACCTCGCTAGGGTATTGCTTGTCTTCTAGGCGGCGATACCTCGGCGAGGTTCGTTTTTATCTGCAGTTCTGCTTTTTCGTAAATCCATTCATAACCGTTTCTTGCGTTCGTCCTTTCTTCCTTTCAAGCTCGCTTTGTTTCTTCCTTTTTGTGCCTCATTTCCTTTGCGTTACCCAAGCAAAGCTCTATTTATTTCTGTTCTTACTTTTACCTTTGTTCTAGTTAGTTCTACTTTGATTTCAACTTTCAACTTCATAAATCTTCAAGCAACTCTCCCTTCAGTAAGCCAATCGCCAATCTTTTGGTAAACAGAACCTTTAGTAAACTAAGCTACTAGCATATCCGTCTCAAACGTTTAAAACCTACACTGACGTTGCATTACTCATCGATCGAATACTTAAAAAGAAAGCAAAAAAAAGCCCACACAGCTGGTGACTATGTGGGCGTGCTCGGACGAGCCGTCTGAAAAAAAGGATGAACAATTTAAAGTGAAATAACGATTAACGAGATCCCCCGACAGTCTCTACGTTAAAAGTGTTCAATGACCTCAAAGCAAATTGCTTCAATTACCACTTTGAATTGAACAAAAGTATCCAGAAAGAACTTAAGTTTTGATTCAAATACACCATACCTTAGGGGTTATTGTATTACAAATAAATGTTAAAACTTAATGCCTTTAGTGAATGGTTGGTTTGCGAAAGTGTGAGTTGTTCCTCACTTTTCTACGCAAACAGATAACGCAGAAAAATTGATTTTAGTGAGGTGGATTATCGACGAAAATACCAACTTATCGCAGTGGATTCGATTTAATTACAAGTTTTTGCCTTTTTACTATAGGTTGATAAAAGTTAAGACTAATAACTGATACCTATGTCACAGAGTGTTTTTAGTCATTTTAAATATATCAAAGTCGCTCACAGAAAGGATGGTTAATTAAACATACAATATTAGTTGAAGTTGAAGTTGAAGTTGAAGTTGAAGTTGAAGTTGTACGGATGTGTCGACATGAATACGCTGCGTTTCACCGTATCTACGATAATGCAAAAAATAACCACTTTGTTCGGATGAAAATAATAGATATAGGTTGTACGGATAATGAGTTTTATGAATTCAAAACTGTCTCTAGGGTTCAAAGGTAAGCTGATTTTGATGGTGGCGATCGTCAGTTCCAGTGCTCTGGTATTTACGAACTGGTTTACGCTCGACTTGGCCACAGATCAGGTCAACCAAACGATATACAACGAGATCGACCACTCGCTAACGATAGAAATTAATCACATTGAAAATACCGTTCAGAGAACCATCGATACCGTAAATTCAGTTGCACAAGAGTTCATGAAGTCACCATACCAGGTACCTAACGAAGCGCTTATGCATTATGCCGCTAAGCTAGGGGGCATTGACAAAATTGTGGTGGGTTTCGACGATGGACGTTCTTATACATCTCGGCCTTCTGAGTCTTTCCCTAACGGTGTTGGGCTAAAAGAAAAATACAACCCAACGACTCGCCCTTGGTATCAACAAGCGAAACTGAAGTCAGGTTTATCTTTTAGTGACTTATTTTTCACTAAGAGTACTCAAGTACCTATGATAGGTGTGACGTATTCGTATCAAGACCGCGTAATCATGGCAGACATTCGATTTGATGACTTAAAAGCGCAACTCGAACAGTTGGATGGCATTTACGAAGCGAAAGGCATCATTGTTGATGAAAGAGGGATGGTTGTTGCTTCAACAATAGAGAACGTTCTTCCGCAAACCAATGTATCTTCTGCGGATACTCGTATGAAATTAAACAGCGCGATAGAACTGCCTGATCAGTTTATTGAAGGCGTGATTAATGGTTACTCAAGAATCTTGATGGCTAAAAAGGTTGATATCGGTAACCAAAAAGAGTGGTACATGATATCCAGTATCGACCCCGAGTTAGCTCTTGATCAATTGAATGGTGTGATGTCGAGTACTCGAATTCTGATTGTAGCTTGTGTATTTGGTTCGGTGATATTGATGATATTGCTTCTGAATCGTTTCTACCGCCCAATCGTATCACTTCGTAAGATTGTTCATGATTTGTCTCAAGGTAATGGTGATTTAACTCAAAGATTGGTAGAGAAGGGTAATGATGACTTGGGGCATATCGCTAAAGACATCAACTTGTTCATCATTGGCTTGCAAGAAATGGTTAAAGACGTGAAATTCAAGAACTCAGATTTGGATACCAAAGTCTTAAGTATTCGAGAAGGTTGTAAAGAAACCAGCGATGTATTGAAAGTTCATACAGACGAAACCGTTCAAGTTGTCTCTGCGATTAATGGGCTTTCAGAAGCGTCAAACGAAGTTGAAAAGAGCTCTCAATCGGCGGCAGACGCAGCGCGAGATGCGGCTGCGTTCAGTGATGAGACCAAGCAAATCAATACGGTGACTGAAACGTATATCAGTGACCTTGAAAAGCAAGTGTGTACGACTTCCGACGACATTCGCTCTATGGCCAACGAAACGCAAAGTATACAGTCGATTGTCTCTGTGATTGGCGGTATTGCTGAACAAACCAACTTGCTGGCATTGAATGCGTCGATCGAAGCAGCGCGTGCCGGCGAACACGGCCGAGGTTTTGCTGTGGTGGCTGATGAAGTTCGTGCACTGGCTAATCGTACACAAATCAGCACCTCGGAAATAGAAGAAGCGCTGTTGGGTTTACAGTCGAAGTCGGATGGTCTAGTTAAATCGATTGAACTGACCAAGAGTAATTGTGAGATGACTCGTGCTCAAGTTATCCAAGCGGTAAACATGCTGGCTAAGCTAACTGAGCAGATGGAAACCGTGAGCCGTTTCAATAACGATATTTCTGGGTCGTCTGTGGAGCAAAATGCATTGATTCAGAGTATTGCTAAGAACATGCACAAGATTGAAAGCTTCGTTGAGGAGCTGAACAAGTTAAGCCAAGATCAACTGACAGAGTCGGCAGAAATCAAAACACTTAATGGTAGCGTCAGTGAGCTTATGAGCAGCTTTAAAGTTTAGTGTACTTACAACTAACATCTAATAGTTGTTAATTAGCCTTAATTTTCAATGATTTAAAATTATTCATCAAAATGAAAGCCACTCAATAACGTTCGCGTTTAGAGTGGCCTTTTTGCGTCCCTATCATATGAAAACGCCGTATTCATTGCTCATTTCACTTGATTTGTCGCATCTCACATTCTGATAATTACTCAATTGACATAAAATAGTACAAATATACATTATCACTTAACTCTTATGGATAAGTGAGATAAATGTGAATAAGCCAATTTTTGTCGTCGTGCTCGCTTCGCTTACGTATGGCTGCGGTGGAAGCAGTTCAAATAGTTCAAGTGACAGCAATGACCCTTCTGATAACAGCAATCCAGGGATGTCTTATGGCGTTGTCGCACCTTACGATATCGCTAAGTATCAAAACATCCTTTCTAGTTCCGATCTTCAGGTATCTGATCCTAATGGAGAAGAAGGCAATAAAACCTCTGAAGTTAAAGATGGCGATTTCGATGGCTACATCAGCGATTATTTTTACGCTGATGAAGAGACTGAGAATCTTATATTTAAAATGGCTAACTATAAGATGCGATCTGAAGTTCGCGAAGGAGGAAACTTCGATGTTAATGAATCCGGTGTGAGGCGAAGCCTGTATGCAGAAATAAGCCTACCAGATATCGAACATTCAATGGCAAGTTCACCTGCTGATCACGATGAAGTGACGCTGTTACAGATACATAATAAAGGTACGGACGAGAGTGGAACGGGTTATATTCCTCATCCGTTATTACGTGTGGTTTGGGAGCAAGAGCGAGATGGCATTACAGGCCACTATTGGGCGGTAATGAAAAATAACGCCATTGATTGTAGCAGTGCTTCAGACTCTTCAAATTGTTATGCCACTTCTTATGATCGGTACGATTTAGGAGAGGCGGATCTTGATAGCTTTACTAAGTTTGATCTTTCTATTTACCAGAATACATTGGCGATCAAAGTGAATGATGAAGTAAAAGTGAACCAAGATATCGCCTATTGGGAACATCTCCTGAGCTATTTCAAAGCCGGTATCTATAACCAGTTTGAAAATGGTGAAGCCACGGCCTATTTCCAAGCGCTGAGATATACCACAACTCAAATCAATGGCTCAAACGATTGGGATATTAGTGATTGGAAGTTGACGATTCCTGCTAGCAAAGACACTTGGTATGGAAGTGGCGGCGATAGTGCTGCTGAATTAGAACCTGAGCGTTGCGAGTCGAGCAAAGACCTTCTCGCAAATGACCGTGATGTCTACCACAGCGATATTAACCTGTCTTATTTCAATACTGATGAAGGGAGGATGCATTTTAGAACCGATATGGGGTATGGAACCTCAACTCAAAACTCTAGCTATATTCGTTCTGAATTAAGGGAGTTGTATCAAAGCAATACACAACCCGATTGCAGCACCAGTGATGAAGACACAAGCTGGTATTTGAATGACACCAGAACCAATAAAACCAGCCATGAGCTAACGGCAACTTTACGCATCGAAGACTACCCGAATATCAATAACCAAGATCCAAAAGTGGTACTTGGGCAAATTCATGGTTGGAAGATTAATCAAGCATTGGTGAAACTTCTTTGGGAAGGAGAGGATAAGCCAGTACGAGTAATACTGAACTCCGATTTTGAGCGCAATAATCAAGATTGCAGCGGTTGCGAACCATTCAGTGTTGAATTGGGTACATATACAGCCAGTGAAGAGTGGCGATATACGATTCGTGCTGACGAAGACGGTGTTTACCTGGCGACCCATGATTCAGATGGAACCAATACTGTTTCGCACTTGATTCCTTGGGTTGAGGATTACCAAGACAAAGATGGCGATACTGTTTCGCTAACGTCAGATTGGACATCCACAGATATCGCCTTCTATTTCAAGGCGGGTATTTATCCCCAATTTAAGCCAGATAGTGACTATGTAGGTGAGGTGTTTGATGTGAGCTTTAGTTCTTTACGAGCTGTGCATTTTTGACCGAGCCGATGCTTGAATAGCGATAACTGATACTAAAAAAAGGCCACATTAGATCCTAATCATGTGGTCTTTTTTCTCTGAAAAATTGATCAACTTAACTAAAAAATCGTCATTTTAAACGGATGATTTCTTTCCGTTTATCTACCGATATTGCATTCCTATTTTTTATACATTGTCTTTTATCAATAAGAAATGTGATCCAGTTAAAGTATGGTAAAACGGAAAGTGTCCTCAGTCTCATTTATTCAATGAAATGTTTTATTTGTATTATAAGATTACGTAATATTTCCATGTTATCGCAAATATTGAGGTAGGAATTGCCTTATAGCTCGTGTTTGCTGATTTTTATGTCACCTACAAATACTGCCTTTGTATTATAATAATGGATTTAATATGAAAAAAATCATTCTAAAAAGCTTACTTGCCTCTTCTATTATACTTGCGGTTGGTTGTGCGAGTACTAGCACGCCTAGCGTTGATTTCCCGAATAACAAAGAAACCGGTGAAGCTCTCCTAACGCCGGTTGCTATGACGGCTAGCAGCCATGATGGTAACGGCCCAGATCGCCTGTTTGACCAAGATCTAACAACACGTTGGTCTTCAGCGGGTGACGGCGAGTGGGCAATGTTGGACTATGGTTCAGTTCAAGAATTTGACGCTGTTCAAGCATCATTTAGCAAAGGTAACGAGCGTCAATCTAAATTTGATATTCAAGTTAGTGTTGATGGCGAAAGCTGGACGACAGTGCTTGAGAACCAAATGAGTTCTGGCAAAGCGATCGGTTTAGAGCGATTCCAATTTGAGCCTGCGGTTAAAGCCCGTTACGTACGATATGTTGGTCACGGTAACACCAAAAACGGTTGGAACAGTGTGACTGAACTAGCCGCTGTTAACTGTAATGTTAACGCTTGTCCTACTAGCCACATTATTACTCCAGCAGTAGTAGCAGCAGAACAAGCAATGATCGCTGAAATGAAAGCAGCGGATAAAGCGCGTAAAGCAGCACGTAAAGACCTACGTTCTGGTAATTTCGGTGTCGCAGCGGTTTACCCTTGTGAGACAACAGTGAAATGTGAAACACGCACTGCGCTACCTCTACCAACGGGCTTACCTGAGACACCTCTAGCAGGTAATGCACCTAGCGAAAACTTTGATATGACTCATTGGTACCTATCTCAGCCTTTCGATCATGATAAAAATGGCAAGCCTGATGATGTTTCTGAGTGGAACCTTGCAAACGGTTACCAACACCCTGAAATCTTCTATACCGCTGACGATGGCGGTCTAGTATTCAAGGCTTACGTGAAGGGTGTACGTACATCTAAAAACACTAAGTACGCACGTACTGAGCTTCGTGAAATGATGCGCCGTGGTGACCAATCTATTAGCACTAAAGGTGTTAACAAGAACAACTGGGTATTTTCAAGCGCGCCTGAATCAGATTTAGAAGCGGCAGCGGGTATCGATGGTGTTCTAGAAGCTACCTTGAAAATCGATCACGCAACAACGACAGGTAATGCTAACGAAGTAGGCCGCTTTATCATTGGTCAGATTCACGATCAAAACGATGAGCCAATTCGTTTGTACTACCGTAAACTGCCAAACCAAGCAACGGGTGCGGTTTACTTTGCACATGAGAGTCAAGATGCGACTAAAGAGGACTTCTACCCTCTAGTTGGTGGCATGACTGCTGAAGTGGGTGAAGATGGTATCGCGCTTGGCGAAGTGTTCAGCTACCGCATCGCAGTTAAGGGTAACACGATGACTGTCACTCTAATGCGTGAAGGCAAAGACGACGTAATGCAAGTGGTTGATATGAGCGAAAGCGGCTACGACGCAGGTGGTAAGTACATGTACTTCAAAGCGGGTGTTTACAACCAAAACATCAGCGGCGACCTAGACGATTACTCACAAGCGACTTTCTACCAGCTAGACGTATCGCACGATCAATACCAAAAGTAATCTAACCGAATAAGCAATAGCCTCCAACTCCTAGAGCTCGGAGGTTTTTTTGTGTCTGTTATTTGGGCAGAAACCATCAGTTGTTAAAGGTAAACATATAGATTAAAAGCTGGTGGCTGACCTTAACTTCTGTTTTGAACATCCTCTTTCCGATCCCTAATCTAATATCCAACGCATAGCCTTTCATTCGTTCATAGACCTGCATCAATAAGCCATAGATTAACAATCTAGGGTGAGTGTTAAACATTGGCTTAGGTTGCTTTTGGTTTGTTCAAACTGATCGCCATATCGCTATCAATACTTATATTTAACACTAGATACTAAGGGCAATTTATTGGCTGATAATACCTTGCACCTAGGATGATTAGTTCTGGAAGTCATTGAATAAACAACGGGGTTTGTATTGGTAAACTGAAATTGAGTTGGCTATTAAAAGCCCAAATAACAGGATGGAGAGGTTAGGAGATTACT harbors:
- a CDS encoding DUF4962 domain-containing protein → MSDQKSLDAIRKMKLENDTSAGNLVDLLPIEVQTRDFDLSFLDTLSEARPRLLVQADQLEEFKAKVKADEAHCMFDDFYNNSTVKFLETAPFEEPQAYPAETVGKASLWRPYWRQMYVDCQMALNATRNLAIAGVVKEDEALIAKAKAWTLKLSTYDPEGVTSRGYNDEAAFRVIAAMAWGYDWLHGYFTDEERQQVQDALIERLDEIMHHLKVTVDLLNNPLNSHGVRSISSAIIPTCIALYHDHPKAGEYIAYALEYYAVHYPPWGGVDGGWAEGPDYWNTQTAFLGEAFDLLKAYCGVDMFNKTFYENTGDFPLYCMPVHSKRASFCDQSSIGDFPGLKLAYNIKHYAGVNQKPEYVWYYNQLKGRDTEAHTKFYNFGWWDFGYDDLRFNFLWDAPEEKAPSNDPLLKVFPITGWAAFHNKMTERDHHIHMVFKCSPFGSISHSHGDQNAFTLHAFGETLASVTGYYGGFGVDMHTKWRRQTFSKNLPLFGGKGQYGENKNTGYENHQDRFCIEAGGTISDFDTESDVKMVEGDATASYKYFVPEIESYKRKVWFVQGKVFVMQDKAILSEEKDMTWLMHTTFANEVADKSFTIRGEVAHLDVNFINESAENITSVKNVEGFGEVDPYEFKDLEIHRHVEVEFKPSKEHNILTLLVPNKNEGEQVEVSHKLVGNTLELTVDGETVSIEL
- a CDS encoding NAD(P)-dependent oxidoreductase, which gives rise to MTKPVIGFIGLGLMGGNMVENLQKRGYHVNVMDLSAEAVARVTDRGNATAFTSAKELAAASDIVQFCLTTSAVVEKIVYGEDGVLAGIKEGAVLVDFGTSIPASTKKIGAALAEKGAGMIDAPLGRTPAHAKDGLLNIMAAGDMETFNKVKPVLEEQGENVFHLGALGSGHVTKLVNNFMGMTTVATMSQAFAVAQRAGVDGQQLFDIMSAGPSNSPFMQFCKFYAVDGEEKLGFSVANANKDLGYFLALCDELGTESLIAQGTATSLQAAVDAGMGNNDVPVIFDYFAKLEK
- a CDS encoding methyl-accepting chemotaxis protein; translated protein: MVAIVSSSALVFTNWFTLDLATDQVNQTIYNEIDHSLTIEINHIENTVQRTIDTVNSVAQEFMKSPYQVPNEALMHYAAKLGGIDKIVVGFDDGRSYTSRPSESFPNGVGLKEKYNPTTRPWYQQAKLKSGLSFSDLFFTKSTQVPMIGVTYSYQDRVIMADIRFDDLKAQLEQLDGIYEAKGIIVDERGMVVASTIENVLPQTNVSSADTRMKLNSAIELPDQFIEGVINGYSRILMAKKVDIGNQKEWYMISSIDPELALDQLNGVMSSTRILIVACVFGSVILMILLLNRFYRPIVSLRKIVHDLSQGNGDLTQRLVEKGNDDLGHIAKDINLFIIGLQEMVKDVKFKNSDLDTKVLSIREGCKETSDVLKVHTDETVQVVSAINGLSEASNEVEKSSQSAADAARDAAAFSDETKQINTVTETYISDLEKQVCTTSDDIRSMANETQSIQSIVSVIGGIAEQTNLLALNASIEAARAGEHGRGFAVVADEVRALANRTQISTSEIEEALLGLQSKSDGLVKSIELTKSNCEMTRAQVIQAVNMLAKLTEQMETVSRFNNDISGSSVEQNALIQSIAKNMHKIESFVEELNKLSQDQLTESAEIKTLNGSVSELMSSFKV
- a CDS encoding polysaccharide lyase family 7 protein, with amino-acid sequence MNKPIFVVVLASLTYGCGGSSSNSSSDSNDPSDNSNPGMSYGVVAPYDIAKYQNILSSSDLQVSDPNGEEGNKTSEVKDGDFDGYISDYFYADEETENLIFKMANYKMRSEVREGGNFDVNESGVRRSLYAEISLPDIEHSMASSPADHDEVTLLQIHNKGTDESGTGYIPHPLLRVVWEQERDGITGHYWAVMKNNAIDCSSASDSSNCYATSYDRYDLGEADLDSFTKFDLSIYQNTLAIKVNDEVKVNQDIAYWEHLLSYFKAGIYNQFENGEATAYFQALRYTTTQINGSNDWDISDWKLTIPASKDTWYGSGGDSAAELEPERCESSKDLLANDRDVYHSDINLSYFNTDEGRMHFRTDMGYGTSTQNSSYIRSELRELYQSNTQPDCSTSDEDTSWYLNDTRTNKTSHELTATLRIEDYPNINNQDPKVVLGQIHGWKINQALVKLLWEGEDKPVRVILNSDFERNNQDCSGCEPFSVELGTYTASEEWRYTIRADEDGVYLATHDSDGTNTVSHLIPWVEDYQDKDGDTVSLTSDWTSTDIAFYFKAGIYPQFKPDSDYVGEVFDVSFSSLRAVHF
- a CDS encoding polysaccharide lyase family 7 protein, with protein sequence MKKIILKSLLASSIILAVGCASTSTPSVDFPNNKETGEALLTPVAMTASSHDGNGPDRLFDQDLTTRWSSAGDGEWAMLDYGSVQEFDAVQASFSKGNERQSKFDIQVSVDGESWTTVLENQMSSGKAIGLERFQFEPAVKARYVRYVGHGNTKNGWNSVTELAAVNCNVNACPTSHIITPAVVAAEQAMIAEMKAADKARKAARKDLRSGNFGVAAVYPCETTVKCETRTALPLPTGLPETPLAGNAPSENFDMTHWYLSQPFDHDKNGKPDDVSEWNLANGYQHPEIFYTADDGGLVFKAYVKGVRTSKNTKYARTELREMMRRGDQSISTKGVNKNNWVFSSAPESDLEAAAGIDGVLEATLKIDHATTTGNANEVGRFIIGQIHDQNDEPIRLYYRKLPNQATGAVYFAHESQDATKEDFYPLVGGMTAEVGEDGIALGEVFSYRIAVKGNTMTVTLMREGKDDVMQVVDMSESGYDAGGKYMYFKAGVYNQNISGDLDDYSQATFYQLDVSHDQYQK